One Streptomyces sp. CNQ-509 DNA window includes the following coding sequences:
- a CDS encoding ATP-binding protein translates to MADLLDLATRAFAGFVFGKTETQRLPVRTSSAQAQAVYLPTAAPGLGDSGVIIGREVYSGKGYIYDPFQLYGQQLPAPHWLVLGESGNGKSALEKTYVLRQLRFRDRQVVVLDAQGEDGVGEWALIAQELGITPIRLDPLAALDSGIRLNPLDPAITTTGQLALLRTIIEVATGSGLDERSGFALKVAHGHVTATVTDRQPVLTDIVEQLRHPAPTAAEAMNVDVEDVRNWGLDVALVLDRLVDGDLRGMFDGPTTVGIDLDSPLIIFDLSHIDRNSIAMPILMAIVGVWLEHTWIRPDRKKRIFLVEEAWHIINSPFVAQLFQRLLKFGRRLGLSFVAVVHHLSDVVDGAAAREAAAILKMASTRTIYAQKADEARATGKVLGLPRWAVEIIPTLTPGIAVWDVNGNVQVVKHLVTEAERPLVFTDRAMTESAPVPALEAADDTGPVVMAKESTVA, encoded by the coding sequence ATGGCCGACCTTCTCGATCTGGCGACGCGCGCCTTCGCGGGCTTCGTCTTCGGCAAGACGGAGACCCAGCGGCTGCCCGTGCGCACCTCCTCCGCACAGGCGCAGGCCGTCTACCTCCCCACCGCCGCGCCCGGCCTGGGCGACTCCGGCGTGATCATCGGCCGCGAGGTCTACAGCGGCAAGGGCTACATCTACGACCCCTTCCAGCTCTACGGCCAGCAGCTCCCCGCGCCGCACTGGCTGGTGCTCGGCGAGTCGGGCAACGGCAAGTCCGCGCTGGAGAAGACCTACGTCCTGCGTCAACTGCGCTTCCGTGACCGCCAGGTCGTCGTGCTCGACGCCCAGGGCGAGGACGGCGTCGGCGAATGGGCGCTCATCGCGCAGGAACTCGGCATCACCCCGATCCGCCTCGACCCCCTCGCGGCCCTCGACAGCGGCATCCGCCTCAACCCGCTCGACCCGGCGATCACCACCACCGGCCAGCTCGCCCTGCTCCGTACGATCATCGAAGTCGCCACCGGCAGCGGCCTGGACGAGCGCTCCGGGTTCGCCCTCAAGGTCGCCCACGGTCACGTCACCGCGACCGTCACCGACCGGCAGCCGGTGCTCACCGACATCGTCGAGCAGCTCCGGCACCCGGCGCCGACCGCCGCCGAGGCCATGAACGTCGACGTCGAGGACGTCCGCAACTGGGGCCTGGACGTCGCCCTCGTCCTCGACCGCCTGGTCGACGGCGACCTGCGCGGCATGTTCGACGGCCCGACGACCGTCGGCATCGACCTCGACTCGCCGCTCATCATCTTCGACCTCTCCCACATCGACCGGAACTCGATCGCCATGCCGATCCTCATGGCGATCGTCGGCGTGTGGCTGGAGCACACCTGGATCCGCCCCGACCGCAAAAAGCGCATCTTCCTTGTCGAAGAGGCGTGGCACATCATCAACTCCCCTTTCGTCGCCCAGCTCTTCCAGCGGCTGCTGAAGTTCGGCCGCCGGCTCGGCCTCTCCTTCGTCGCGGTCGTGCACCACTTGTCCGATGTCGTGGACGGAGCCGCGGCGCGGGAGGCGGCGGCGATCCTGAAGATGGCGTCGACACGTACGATCTACGCCCAGAAAGCCGACGAGGCCCGCGCGACGGGGAAGGTCCTCGGACTGCCGCGCTGGGCCGTCGAGATCATCCCGACCCTGACGCCCGGCATCGCCGTCTGGGACGTCAACGGCAACGTGCAGGTCGTCAAGCACCTGGTGACCGAGGCCGAACGGCCGCTGGTCTTCACCGACCGGGCGATGACGGAGTCCGCCCCGGTACCGGCTCTGGAGGCTGCGGACGACACCGGCCCGGTGGTGATGGCGAAGGAATCGACGGTGGCCTGA
- a CDS encoding SCO6880 family protein yields MTTHDTPPITPRRTYLIGKARPNAIVGRNRETGEIGMIIGGAFLGMMCGLLVPVLTLRIVLLMGFPLLALAAVYVPYRGRTFYRWFEISRSHRRLLRSGAAVYRSGAQEAGTRLNGEEVAVGTPPGIGRISWMVAPFGPDEIAVLLHADRRTVTAVIEIEGPGVGLRDSEDQEALVDRFGTLLKHAANGDGFVRRLQMLARTLPADPDAHAKDVSQRGDPRAPQWIKGSYDQLQSMVSTSSEQHRAYLVACMPYTRDLGQEATVMGRATKQSRDECIAVIMARELGDICARLAEADIRVRQPLGIARLSALVHSMYDPDHPIDHIQAMTQRNAWPAELDAVNPQYLRAKTRESATRDPWCHSTAWVKEWPMTPVGVNFLAPLLVHTPDVIRTVAVCMDLEPTEVAIERMLTEKTNDDAEASRQAKMNRVVDPRDIAHHERIDQRGEDLASGAAGVNIVGYLTVSARSPEALARDKRTIRASAGKSYLKLEWCDREHHRAFVNTLPFATGIR; encoded by the coding sequence GTGACCACGCACGACACACCACCGATCACCCCCCGTCGTACGTACCTCATCGGCAAGGCCCGCCCGAACGCCATCGTCGGCCGCAACCGCGAGACCGGCGAGATCGGCATGATCATCGGCGGCGCCTTCCTCGGCATGATGTGCGGCCTCCTCGTCCCCGTGCTGACGCTGCGCATCGTGCTGCTGATGGGCTTCCCGCTGCTCGCCCTCGCCGCCGTCTACGTCCCGTACCGGGGCCGCACCTTCTACCGCTGGTTCGAGATCAGCCGCAGCCACCGCCGTCTCCTGCGCAGCGGCGCGGCCGTCTACCGATCCGGCGCCCAGGAGGCCGGCACCCGTCTCAACGGCGAGGAGGTCGCCGTCGGCACCCCGCCCGGCATCGGCCGCATCAGCTGGATGGTCGCCCCCTTCGGCCCCGACGAGATCGCCGTCCTGCTGCACGCGGACCGCCGCACCGTCACCGCCGTGATAGAGATCGAGGGCCCCGGCGTCGGCCTGCGCGACAGCGAGGACCAGGAAGCCCTCGTCGACCGCTTCGGCACGCTGCTCAAGCACGCCGCCAACGGCGACGGCTTCGTACGCCGCCTGCAGATGCTCGCCCGCACGCTGCCCGCCGACCCCGACGCGCACGCCAAGGACGTCTCGCAGCGCGGCGACCCGCGCGCGCCGCAGTGGATAAAGGGCTCGTACGACCAGCTCCAGTCCATGGTCTCCACCTCCTCCGAGCAGCACCGCGCGTACCTCGTCGCCTGCATGCCCTACACCCGCGACCTCGGCCAGGAGGCCACGGTCATGGGACGGGCGACCAAGCAGAGCCGCGACGAGTGCATCGCCGTCATCATGGCCCGCGAGCTGGGCGACATCTGCGCCCGTCTCGCCGAGGCCGACATCCGGGTACGGCAGCCGCTGGGCATCGCACGGCTCTCGGCCCTCGTGCACTCCATGTACGACCCTGACCACCCCATCGACCACATCCAGGCCATGACCCAGCGCAACGCCTGGCCGGCCGAACTGGACGCCGTAAACCCGCAGTACCTGCGCGCCAAGACCCGCGAGTCGGCGACCCGCGACCCCTGGTGCCACTCCACGGCGTGGGTGAAGGAATGGCCGATGACCCCGGTCGGCGTCAACTTCCTCGCCCCGCTCCTCGTCCACACCCCGGACGTCATCCGCACGGTCGCCGTATGCATGGACCTGGAGCCCACAGAAGTGGCCATCGAGCGGATGCTGACGGAGAAGACGAACGACGACGCGGAGGCGTCCCGGCAGGCGAAGATGAACCGCGTCGTCGACCCCCGGGACATCGCCCACCACGAGCGCATCGACCAGCGCGGCGAGGACCTCGCCTCCGGCGCCGCCGGCGTCAACATCGTCGGCTACCTCACGGTCTCCGCCCGCTCCCCCGAGGCTCTCGCCCGCGACAAGCGCACGATCCGCGCCTCGGCGGGGAAGTCATACCTGAAACTGGAATGGTGCGACAGAGAGCACCACCGCGCCTTCGTGAACACCCTGCCATTCGCGACCGGGATCAGGTGA
- a CDS encoding SDR family oxidoreductase, which produces MTHYSPVTLVTGGGSGIGAAAARQLLARGGRVAVTGRGAERLRRFARDAGDPPELLTLPGDASDHEAVAEAVQATLTAFGRLDAVVANAGFASHDDLATGDPAGWRDMVLTNVLGPALLIRSSLEALRETRGRIVIVGSVAGFVHTPGNIYGITKWAMTGLAENTRRMVTGDGIGVTLVAPGRTDTLFWDGMGGAPEGMEMMTSDQVAESIVWALNQPEGVDVNTVVMRPIGQPV; this is translated from the coding sequence ATGACCCACTACTCGCCCGTCACCCTCGTCACCGGCGGCGGCAGCGGCATCGGCGCCGCCGCCGCCCGCCAACTCCTCGCCCGCGGCGGCCGCGTCGCCGTCACCGGCCGCGGCGCCGAGCGGCTGCGCCGGTTCGCCAGGGACGCCGGCGACCCGCCGGAGTTGCTGACCCTGCCGGGCGACGCCTCCGACCACGAGGCGGTGGCCGAGGCGGTGCAGGCGACGCTCACGGCCTTCGGCCGGCTCGACGCCGTCGTCGCCAACGCCGGCTTCGCCAGCCACGACGACCTCGCCACCGGCGACCCGGCCGGCTGGCGCGACATGGTGCTCACCAACGTCCTGGGCCCCGCGCTGCTCATCCGCAGCTCGCTGGAGGCGCTGCGCGAGACCCGCGGGCGGATCGTCATCGTCGGCAGCGTCGCGGGCTTCGTCCACACCCCGGGCAACATCTACGGCATCACCAAGTGGGCGATGACGGGGCTGGCGGAGAACACCCGCCGCATGGTGACCGGCGACGGCATCGGCGTCACGCTCGTCGCCCCCGGCCGCACCGACACGCTCTTCTGGGACGGCATGGGCGGCGCGCCGGAGGGGATGGAGATGATGACGTCCGACCAGGTCGCCGAGTCGATCGTCTGGGCGCTGAACCAGCCGGAGGGCGTCGACGTCAACACGGTCGTCATGCGCCCCATCGGCCAGCCCGTGTAA
- a CDS encoding serine hydrolase, producing the protein MNRTRTRTRTRTRTAARRAGAAALLAAVVAGAAAPAAAHGTGRATDPVQRRLDALVERDGVPGALAYDGRTTRTAGVADTATGRPMVGAEGRYRMASNTKAFTATAVMRLVAAGEVRLDAPAARYVPQLAGTGVTVRHLLKQTSGLPEYLQFVDWSRAATEEEYLALALGHPADFEPGARWGYSNTNYLALGLLIKHVTGEDYRTYIERTLIEPLHLKDTYWPAQGELTLRGPHARNYGVHPVDPGAGVTDVTELPGYEFGASGGLVTTPKDQNTFWDALFGGRLLPGWALRAMTHDTTDVGGQDTYPEGSRYGYGVASFPLSCGGVYWGHGGDLPGDSVAGGRAGRGRGTVTVYTTTWAAEGGRLADLQGAADAALCAKDRTGKGR; encoded by the coding sequence GTGAACCGCACCCGCACCCGCACCCGTACCCGTACCCGTACCGCCGCCCGCCGTGCCGGGGCCGCCGCCCTCCTCGCCGCCGTCGTCGCCGGTGCCGCCGCCCCCGCCGCCGCCCACGGCACCGGGCGCGCCACCGACCCCGTACAGCGCCGCCTCGACGCCCTCGTCGAGCGCGACGGCGTCCCCGGCGCCCTCGCGTACGACGGCCGCACGACCCGTACCGCGGGCGTCGCCGACACCGCCACCGGGCGGCCCATGGTCGGCGCCGAGGGCCGCTACCGGATGGCCAGCAACACCAAGGCGTTCACCGCCACCGCCGTCATGCGGCTGGTCGCCGCGGGCGAGGTGCGGCTGGACGCGCCCGCCGCGCGGTACGTGCCGCAGCTCGCCGGCACCGGCGTCACCGTGCGGCACCTGCTCAAGCAGACCAGCGGGCTGCCGGAGTACCTCCAGTTCGTCGACTGGAGCCGCGCCGCCACCGAGGAGGAGTACCTCGCGCTCGCCCTCGGCCACCCCGCCGACTTCGAACCGGGCGCCCGCTGGGGCTACTCGAACACCAACTACCTCGCGCTCGGCCTGCTGATCAAGCACGTCACCGGCGAGGACTACCGCACGTACATCGAACGCACCCTCATCGAGCCGCTGCACCTGAAGGACACGTACTGGCCCGCGCAGGGCGAGCTGACGCTACGCGGCCCGCACGCCCGCAACTACGGCGTCCATCCGGTCGATCCCGGGGCCGGCGTCACCGACGTGACCGAGCTGCCCGGCTACGAGTTCGGCGCCTCCGGCGGCCTCGTGACCACGCCGAAGGACCAGAACACCTTCTGGGACGCCCTCTTCGGCGGCAGGCTGCTGCCCGGCTGGGCGCTGCGGGCGATGACCCACGACACCACCGACGTCGGCGGCCAGGACACCTACCCCGAGGGCAGCCGGTACGGCTACGGCGTCGCGTCCTTCCCGCTGAGCTGCGGCGGCGTGTACTGGGGCCACGGCGGCGACCTGCCGGGCGACTCCGTCGCCGGCGGGCGGGCCGGCCGGGGGCGCGGGACGGTCACCGTCTACACGACCACGTGGGCCGCCGAGGGCGGCCGGCTGGCGGACCTCCAGGGGGCGGCCGACGCTGCGCTGTGCGCGAAGGACCGTACGGGCAAGGGACGTTGA
- a CDS encoding bifunctional lytic transglycosylase/C40 family peptidase yields the protein MRKLWLFVALGSGMVLSFLALLVVGTYTAASGLAGRGVGLAKGAVPATYQSLVQEWGNLCPALNPALLAAQLYQESGWDPNAVSPADARGIAQFMPGTWATHGIDANGDGERDINDPEDAIPSAATYDCKLAGYVEDVPGDQTENMLAAYNAGPYAVIKYNGVPPYRETQNYVQIIQALEESFAAPTSRLSPSKQAAGAIHYAQDKLGTPYLWGGDGTPEEGGRFDCSGLTKAAYASVDIELPRVANDQWNAGPHPSRDELLPGDLVFFAYDMNDSRSIHHVGLYVGGGYMIDAPYTGAVIRFDPIDSPDYFGATRVTEAGAEALPKR from the coding sequence GTGCGCAAGCTCTGGCTCTTCGTGGCGCTGGGGTCGGGGATGGTCCTGTCGTTCCTGGCCCTGCTCGTCGTCGGCACGTACACCGCCGCGTCCGGTCTCGCCGGCCGCGGCGTCGGCCTGGCGAAGGGCGCCGTGCCCGCCACGTACCAGTCGCTGGTGCAGGAGTGGGGCAACCTCTGCCCGGCCCTCAACCCCGCCCTGCTCGCCGCGCAGTTGTACCAGGAGAGCGGCTGGGACCCCAACGCAGTCAGCCCCGCGGACGCGCGCGGCATCGCGCAGTTCATGCCCGGCACCTGGGCCACCCACGGCATCGACGCCAACGGCGACGGCGAGCGCGACATCAACGACCCCGAGGACGCCATCCCGTCGGCGGCGACGTACGACTGCAAGCTCGCCGGCTACGTCGAGGACGTGCCCGGCGACCAGACCGAGAACATGCTCGCCGCGTACAACGCGGGACCGTACGCCGTCATCAAGTACAACGGCGTGCCCCCGTACCGCGAGACGCAGAACTACGTGCAGATCATCCAGGCCCTGGAGGAGAGCTTCGCCGCCCCCACCTCCCGTCTGTCGCCGTCGAAGCAGGCCGCGGGCGCCATCCACTACGCGCAGGACAAGCTCGGCACGCCCTATCTGTGGGGCGGTGACGGCACGCCGGAGGAGGGCGGCCGGTTCGACTGTTCAGGGCTGACGAAGGCGGCGTACGCCTCCGTGGACATCGAGCTGCCGCGGGTGGCGAACGACCAGTGGAACGCCGGGCCGCACCCGAGCAGGGACGAACTGCTCCCCGGCGACCTGGTGTTCTTCGCGTACGACATGAACGACTCGCGCTCCATCCACCACGTCGGCCTGTACGTAGGGGGCGGCTACATGATCGACGCCCCTTACACCGGCGCCGTGATCCGCTTCGATCCGATCGACTCGCCGGACTACTTCGGCGCGACCCGGGTCACGGAGGCGGGCGCGGAGGCGCTGCCGAAGCGCTGA
- a CDS encoding phosphatase PAP2 family protein, translating to MDMRSLHLAGAPPSGSNADVSVLFDINGVADSTPPWFDRGAAFLGEYGLIGMLGVLLVVCWWRARRRTGAVPVVTALLWGPLAAALALLANMPIRAIVERPRPFREHEGLEVLLPGTTGYSFVSDHTSVAMALAAGIFMASRRYGLAALALALLEALSRVYLGVHYPSDVVGGIALGTSVALLLAPAATAGLMPLVRRAPEWLVGDPEAADAGPDREPATGPGAVPAPRTEPLERGGGGRDGDELAA from the coding sequence GTGGACATGCGTTCGCTGCACCTGGCGGGGGCACCCCCGAGCGGGTCGAACGCCGACGTTTCCGTGCTGTTCGACATCAACGGCGTCGCGGACTCCACGCCGCCCTGGTTCGACCGCGGGGCGGCGTTCCTGGGCGAGTACGGGCTGATCGGGATGCTCGGCGTGCTGCTGGTCGTGTGCTGGTGGCGTGCGCGCCGGCGTACGGGCGCGGTGCCGGTCGTGACCGCGCTGCTGTGGGGTCCGCTGGCGGCGGCGCTCGCGCTGCTCGCGAACATGCCGATCCGCGCGATCGTGGAGCGCCCGCGGCCGTTCCGGGAGCACGAGGGCCTGGAGGTCCTGCTGCCCGGCACCACCGGCTATTCGTTCGTCAGCGACCACACCTCGGTCGCCATGGCGCTGGCGGCCGGCATCTTCATGGCGAGCAGGCGGTACGGGCTGGCCGCGCTGGCGCTGGCGCTGCTGGAGGCGCTGAGCCGGGTCTACCTGGGCGTGCACTACCCCTCGGACGTCGTCGGCGGCATCGCGCTCGGCACGTCGGTGGCGCTGCTGCTCGCGCCGGCGGCGACGGCCGGGTTGATGCCGCTGGTGAGACGGGCGCCCGAGTGGCTCGTCGGGGACCCGGAGGCGGCGGACGCCGGCCCGGACCGGGAGCCGGCGACGGGTCCCGGAGCGGTCCCCGCGCCGCGGACGGAGCCGCTGGAGCGCGGCGGAGGCGGCCGGGACGGCGACGAGTTGGCGGCGTAG
- a CDS encoding FAD-binding oxidoreductase, whose product MDRRTVLRTALATAAGVGAAGVAGCSGDDDGGKPDPKPGGSRSGSGSGPATGPPDWPALGQSLAGRLVLPGHDDYRVAAQQYNTRFDDLRPAAVAYVDHADDAAECLRFARAAGVPVAVRSGGHSYAGFSSGNGRLVVDVSALSGIDADSDTATVGAGARTIDVYEALAVRGRTIPAGSCATVGMAGLTLGGGHGVVSRAYGLTCDHLRGATVVTADGKTVECSAEENEDLFWALRGAGGGNFGVVTELRYDTREASDVVAANMVWPWSKAEALLTTWQGWGPDQPDELWSAVHFGNTRGGEPTISVAAMSLGTEDDMHTAVDFLADQAGGPGPAEDVSIGPQSYIHAMRSYAGCAQADREQCRLQGSVPGRNARGILQRDTFAARSDFYDEPLGAGGIGTLLDRAEKASRSADALFILTALGGAVNRVPAADTAFVHRGSRVLAQYIASWDEGEDGGPGERWLADTHAAMREHASGAAYQNYTDPELRKWRGAYYGPAAERLAKVKKRYDPERLFDFDQAV is encoded by the coding sequence ATGGACAGGCGCACAGTGCTCCGTACCGCCCTCGCGACCGCCGCGGGCGTGGGTGCCGCCGGCGTCGCCGGCTGCTCGGGCGACGACGACGGCGGGAAGCCCGACCCCAAGCCCGGCGGCTCCCGCTCCGGTTCGGGCAGCGGCCCGGCCACAGGACCGCCGGACTGGCCCGCGCTCGGGCAGTCCCTCGCCGGCCGCCTCGTCCTCCCCGGGCACGACGACTACCGCGTCGCCGCCCAGCAGTACAACACCCGCTTCGACGACCTGCGTCCCGCCGCCGTCGCGTACGTCGACCACGCCGACGACGCCGCCGAGTGCCTGCGCTTCGCCCGCGCCGCCGGCGTCCCCGTCGCCGTACGCAGCGGCGGCCACTCCTACGCCGGCTTCTCCAGCGGCAACGGCCGCCTCGTCGTCGACGTCTCCGCCCTCTCCGGCATCGACGCCGACTCCGACACCGCCACCGTCGGCGCCGGTGCGCGCACCATCGACGTCTACGAGGCCCTCGCCGTCCGCGGCCGGACCATACCCGCCGGCTCCTGCGCGACGGTCGGCATGGCGGGACTCACCCTCGGCGGCGGCCACGGCGTCGTCTCGCGCGCGTACGGGCTCACCTGCGACCACCTCCGCGGCGCGACCGTCGTCACCGCCGACGGCAAGACCGTCGAGTGCTCGGCGGAGGAGAACGAGGACCTGTTCTGGGCGCTGCGCGGCGCCGGCGGCGGCAACTTCGGGGTCGTCACCGAACTGCGCTACGACACCCGCGAAGCCTCGGACGTCGTCGCCGCGAACATGGTGTGGCCCTGGTCGAAGGCCGAGGCGCTGCTCACCACCTGGCAGGGGTGGGGCCCGGACCAGCCCGACGAGCTGTGGTCCGCCGTCCACTTCGGCAACACCCGCGGCGGCGAGCCGACGATCTCCGTGGCCGCGATGTCGCTGGGCACAGAGGACGACATGCACACCGCCGTCGACTTCCTCGCCGACCAGGCCGGCGGGCCCGGTCCCGCCGAGGACGTCTCCATCGGCCCGCAGTCGTACATCCACGCCATGCGCTCGTACGCGGGCTGCGCCCAGGCCGACCGCGAGCAGTGCCGGCTCCAGGGCAGCGTCCCGGGCCGCAACGCGCGCGGGATCCTGCAGCGCGACACGTTCGCGGCGCGCTCCGACTTCTACGACGAGCCGCTGGGCGCCGGGGGCATCGGCACGCTGCTGGACCGGGCGGAGAAGGCGTCGCGGTCGGCGGACGCGCTGTTCATCCTCACCGCGCTGGGCGGGGCGGTGAACCGGGTGCCGGCGGCGGACACGGCGTTCGTGCACCGCGGGTCGCGGGTGCTGGCGCAGTACATCGCGTCGTGGGACGAGGGCGAGGACGGCGGTCCAGGCGAGCGGTGGCTGGCGGACACGCACGCGGCGATGCGGGAGCACGCCTCGGGGGCGGCGTACCAGAACTACACGGATCCGGAGCTGCGGAAGTGGCGCGGCGCGTACTACGGGCCCGCGGCGGAGCGGCTGGCGAAGGTGAAGAAGCGGTACGACCCGGAGCGGCTGTTCGACTTCGACCAGGCGGTGTAG
- a CDS encoding metal-sensitive transcriptional regulator: MTDTTATTAAAGTAPGSGPHGYSKDKEAHLKRLRRIEGQVRGLQRMVEEDVYCIDILTQVSASTKALQSFALQLLEEHLRHCVADAAARGGDEIDAKVEEATAAIARMLRA; encoded by the coding sequence GTGACCGACACCACGGCAACGACGGCCGCCGCCGGGACGGCGCCGGGCTCCGGCCCGCACGGGTACAGCAAGGACAAAGAGGCCCACCTCAAGAGACTCCGCCGGATCGAGGGCCAGGTCCGCGGACTGCAGCGGATGGTCGAGGAAGACGTCTACTGCATCGACATACTCACGCAGGTCTCCGCGAGTACGAAGGCGCTGCAGTCCTTCGCGCTCCAGCTCCTGGAGGAGCACCTGCGGCACTGCGTCGCCGACGCGGCCGCCCGGGGCGGCGACGAGATCGACGCGAAAGTCGAGGAGGCCACCGCCGCGATCGCCCGGATGCTGCGGGCGTAG
- a CDS encoding DUF47 domain-containing protein, with translation MRFRLTPRETSFYDMFAASADNIVTGSKLLMELLGADSSARAEIAERMRAAEHAGDDATHAILHQLNASFITPFDREDIYRLASSLDDVMDFMEEAVDLVVLYQIEELPRGVEQQIEVLARAAELTAEAMPNLRTLNHLPEFWIEVNRLENQADQIHRKLLAHLFNGKYDAIEVLKLKQIVDVLEEAADAFEKVANTVETIAVKES, from the coding sequence GTGCGATTTCGTCTGACCCCCAGGGAGACGAGCTTCTACGATATGTTCGCCGCCTCGGCCGACAACATCGTGACGGGCTCGAAGCTCCTGATGGAACTGCTCGGGGCGGATTCCTCCGCCCGGGCCGAGATCGCCGAGCGGATGCGCGCTGCGGAGCACGCCGGCGACGACGCCACCCACGCCATCCTGCACCAGCTCAACGCCTCGTTCATCACGCCCTTCGACCGCGAGGACATCTACCGTCTCGCCAGCTCGCTGGACGACGTCATGGACTTCATGGAGGAGGCCGTCGACCTCGTCGTCCTCTACCAGATCGAGGAGCTGCCGCGGGGCGTGGAGCAGCAGATCGAGGTGCTCGCGCGGGCCGCGGAGCTGACCGCGGAGGCGATGCCCAACCTCCGTACGCTCAACCACCTGCCGGAGTTCTGGATCGAGGTCAACCGGCTGGAGAACCAGGCCGACCAGATCCACCGCAAGCTTCTCGCGCACCTCTTCAACGGCAAGTACGACGCCATCGAGGTGCTCAAGCTCAAGCAGATCGTCGATGTCCTGGAAGAGGCCGCCGACGCCTTCGAGAAGGTCGCGAACACCGTGGAAACGATCGCGGTCAAGGAGTCCTGA
- a CDS encoding inorganic phosphate transporter — protein MDTFALVVTIGVALFFTYTNGFHDSANAIATSVSTRALTPRAALLMAAVMNFAGAFLGSGVAKTVSEGLIETPHGSHGMWILFAALVGAITWNMVTWYFGLPSSSSHALFGGMVGAALAASSKVFWSGVLEKIIIPMFVSPIVGLCVGYLVMCAIMWMFRRSTPRRAQRGFRVAQTVSAAAMALGHGLQDAQKTMGIVVLALVIADVEDEGDAIPWWVKVMCALMLSLGTYAGGWRIMRTLGRRIIDLQPPQGFAAETTAAGIMYSASFMFHAPISTTHVITSAIMGVGATKRVKAVRWGVAKNIVMGWFVTMPAAAGVAAAVYWLVHFAFE, from the coding sequence GTGGACACCTTCGCGCTTGTCGTCACGATCGGGGTTGCGCTCTTCTTCACGTACACCAACGGCTTCCACGACTCCGCCAACGCGATCGCGACCTCCGTCTCCACCCGCGCCCTGACGCCGCGCGCCGCGCTGCTGATGGCCGCGGTGATGAACTTCGCGGGCGCCTTCCTCGGCAGCGGCGTCGCCAAGACGGTGAGCGAAGGGCTGATCGAGACCCCGCACGGGTCGCACGGGATGTGGATCCTCTTCGCCGCGCTGGTCGGGGCGATCACGTGGAACATGGTCACGTGGTACTTCGGGCTGCCGTCGTCGTCCTCGCACGCGCTCTTCGGCGGCATGGTCGGCGCGGCGCTGGCTGCGTCGTCGAAGGTGTTCTGGTCCGGGGTGCTGGAGAAGATCATCATCCCGATGTTCGTCTCGCCGATCGTCGGCCTGTGCGTCGGCTATCTGGTGATGTGCGCGATCATGTGGATGTTCCGCCGCTCCACCCCGCGCCGCGCGCAGCGCGGCTTCCGGGTGGCGCAGACCGTCTCGGCGGCGGCGATGGCGCTGGGGCACGGGCTCCAGGACGCGCAGAAGACGATGGGCATCGTGGTGCTGGCGCTGGTCATCGCGGACGTGGAGGACGAGGGCGACGCCATCCCGTGGTGGGTGAAGGTGATGTGCGCGCTGATGCTCTCGCTCGGCACGTACGCGGGCGGCTGGCGCATCATGCGGACGCTGGGGCGGCGGATCATCGACCTCCAGCCGCCGCAGGGGTTCGCCGCCGAGACAACGGCGGCGGGGATCATGTACTCGGCGTCGTTCATGTTCCACGCGCCGATCTCCACGACGCACGTGATCACTTCGGCGATCATGGGCGTCGGCGCGACGAAGCGGGTGAAGGCCGTGCGGTGGGGGGTGGCGAAGAACATCGTGATGGGGTGGTTCGTCACGATGCCGGCCGCGGCGGGGGTGGCGGCGGCGGTGTACTGGCTGGTGCACTTTGCCTTCGAGTAG